A window from Drosophila kikkawai strain 14028-0561.14 chromosome 2L, DkikHiC1v2, whole genome shotgun sequence encodes these proteins:
- the LOC121502036 gene encoding histone H4, with protein MTGRGKGGKGLGKGGAKRHRKVLRDNIQGITKPAIRRLARRGGVKRISGLIYEETRGVLKVFLENVIRDAVTYTEHAKRKTVTAMDVVYALKRQGRTLYGFGG; from the coding sequence atgaCTGGTCGCGGTAAAGGAGGCAAAGGTTTGGGAAAAGGTGGCGCCAAGCGTCATCGCAAAGTGCTGCGTGATAACATCCAGGGTATCACAAAGCCAGCCATCCGTCGTCTGGCTCGGCGTGGCGGCGTGAAGCGCATTTCGGGACTCATTTACGAGGAAACCCGTGGTGTTCTGAAGGTGTTTTTGGAGAACGTGATCCGTGATGCCGTCACCTACACTGAACACGCCAAGAGGAAGACCGTCACAGCCATGGACGTCGTCTACGCCCTGAAGAGACAAGGCCGCACCCTGTACGGTTTCGGCGGTTAA